One window of Magallana gigas chromosome 2, xbMagGiga1.1, whole genome shotgun sequence genomic DNA carries:
- the LOC105334974 gene encoding ryncolin-1-like, with protein sequence MLYLFTTASVLVSCCSIPGVLGCVSDLPKDCQDVLRLGDSESGVYTIYPDGAGGGFQAYCDMTTDGGGWTVLQRRMNGKVDFYRDWKDYQNGFGNLTEEHWIGNQNIHHLTRNGFYELRVELSDYSNNRRYASYRVFFVGDASSSYRLRVGAYEGNAGDSLSYHNGYSFSTKDRERLTCNRDFKGGWWYNRCHYVNLNGLYKQTAYANGINWLAWRGYTYSLKTTEMKIRKQ encoded by the exons ATGCTGTATTTATTTACTACGGCGTCTGTACTCGTCAGTTGCTGTAGCATACCTGGTGTACTGGGATGTG tgTCCGATTTACCGAAGGATTGCCAAGACGTTCTAAGGTTAGGTGATAGCGAAAGCGGTGTCTATACAATTTATCCCGATGGAGCTGGTGGAGGTTTCCAGGCGTACTGTGACATGACCACAGATGGGGGTGGATGGACG GTTTTACAAAGAAGAATGAATGGAAAGGTTGACTTTTATCGAGATTGGAAGGACTATCAGAATGGATTTGGTAACTTAACGGAGGAACACTGGATTG GAAACCAAAATATCCATCATCTTACCAGAAATGGTTTTTATGAGCTGAGAGTGGAGTTGTCGGACTACTCAAACAATAGGCGATATGCATCATACAGGGTCTTTTTTGTTGGAGACGCGAGTTCCAGCTACCGTTTGAGAGTTGGAGCCTATGAAGGGAATGCAG GAGATTCCTTGTCTTACCACAACGGATATTCTTTTTCCACGAAAGACCGAGAGAGATTAACTTGTAACCGCGATTTTAAAGGAGGTTGGTGGTACAATCGTTGTCATTACGTAAATCTGAATGGACTGTACAAGCAGACCGCCTATGCTAATGGCATTAATTGGCTTGCCTGGCGAGGGTATACGTACTCGCTGAAAACAACAGAAATGAAGATTAGAAAACAATAA